Genomic DNA from Danio rerio strain Tuebingen ecotype United States chromosome 5, GRCz12tu, whole genome shotgun sequence:
GGTAGCATGTCAGTCTCATTTAGTTGAACTGGAGACTTGCGCTCAGAGCTCTAAATGTTCTTGATTCTCCATCCGTTCTTCCCCCTCCCTTCCCGTCTCTCTCAGAAACGCTCTTGTTTCTTGGGAAGAAAGAACAAAGCCAGTGAGGTGAAAAAAGATAAGACGGCAAGGGATATGCTCAGGGTTATTTGGGAAAGCTTGTTCAGAGATTATCTTTTCAATGAAAAGGACTTCGTTTCATTATTTGAATTGAGTTCAGCTATTCCCTAAATAATTATGCCATTTAATACAGCATACTGCCAACCCCTGGATGAGTTTTTAACACAAAAACTATTATGAGAGAGCACTTAAACAATTATGAAGGAGCAGTGCGTACAGGGAATAGTCTTTCTGCAGGCTTACACCATTTCGCAACTAGAGCTGGGGGAAAATCAATTCATCTATGGATCTTGTTTCTGAATTCAGTGTGTGGTTTTTAAATCATGGTGTTATGAAAGAAAATATTCACTTTACTACTGTACAGTTTTCTCTGCTAATTAAATCCTTCCTGATTTAAATATGACACATACGATTATAATTCAATATTAACCAAACATTTAAATGGttagttcatctaaaaataaaattaatgttattaattacttacatttatgtcATTTAAAAGTCCTTTGTTTGTATTCAGAACTCAAATGAAGATACTTTAGATATTTAGCTCACTCACCTTCCATATACTACAATAGTCACAAGTGGTTCACagtccagaaaaataccaaaaatatcTCAAAACAGACTACATGTCTTTTGTGCCTTCAATTGGATTATGGTCAAGCTACGGGAATACTTTTGTGTgctcataaaacaaaaatagtcaCTTTATTCTACAGTTTTTTTCCTCCGTGTCAGTATAGGGCACGTATTCATAAGAGCGTTTTCTCGTAGCTTGATAATCTttggaggataagggagctcacagattttcatctaaaatatcttcatttaagggatttttaacaacatatatatttttaggtgaatttacccataaattaaattaatccgTTAAGAGTGCTTTCACGCTAGCACTTTTTGTCCGCACCCGGGTTTGTTTGACGTTAGTGTTTGGTACGTTTACCTTGTGTGAACTCTGGTCTGGTTCACTTCTGGtatgaatgcaatcataccaaataacAGAGGTGAACCGACAACagtacaacaaactatcattttcatAACATTCATTCGTCTGTGTGTATGTCTGGGTATCACGTactgtaccttggtgacaagcgggactgtGCCAAGGCAAGAACAGTGATAACATCTGCTTGTCTTCTTCAAAAACAGCTTTTCCGTTACGTTCTGaacatttataatagttttttgTGGCAGATGGACGCTAGTCACTTTCTAGATCTCCAAATCCAAAAGattcagttaaagcagaatggCCGTGATGTGTGGACGTCTTTCTATTTTGGCAGCTTGTACACACAGCAGCAGCTCGATGACACAAGCGTTCCgtggttcagaaggaaaaaagctGGTGTGAACACAAACTAGCCGAAAAAgtggcaaggggggacaatcgaacttgggttcagtccaggcaattgaaccaagcgTGAAAGCAGCCTAAATTAACCACAAACTGCAAAGGCTACTTTAAATTCACAAAAAATTGTTTGAactttttatttaactaaaaatTCAGAAAATGCTTATCATGGTTTTGACAAAACATTACTGTTTTCAGTATTGATATTAGTAAGAAAAATCTGAAACTCTTGCATTAATGCTACTGAtactgttcacaccagacgcgcaacgcgcggataaatcatgCTATCCGCACGTAAATAGAcatgtgaacatttgagtttactcgcttcattcacgcgtcaacaTCCGACTTATTTGcgcatcaaatccgcttcattcgcacgtcaaattcacttcagaacagcttcatattcgcgtgatgggcagggcttctgtctgcccagttaCTGTAGGTTCATtcctaaatggctaacatggattttatagagaaaataactgtttatatGCTTTATAAAGGCTAAAAAACAGCATAGACCCATCAGTAAATGCTCACTGTGGATGTTAAAGGGAGCCTCAAGATATTAAATTGAAATACAAAGGTGTATTTTATCAAAAAGTCAGCACTGCCTTAAAAATGAACAGTAACTGCAACTGGAAAATAAACCAAGCTTCTTTGTCACAGATTATAGATACTTGAATTTTTTCATAACGCTATTATGATCAAATAAACAGTTTTAgcctttatatttttaatattaaataaaaactcaaataagGGCAttgtggctcagttgttagcactgtcacctcacagcaagaaggttgctgtttcgagtctcgagttcgcgtgggtttttttctgggtgctccagtttcccccacaatccacagacatgcagtataggtgaattatttaagctaaattggctgtagtgagaatgtatgggtgtttcccagtgctgggttgcagctggaagggcatcagctgcataaaacatatgctggataagttggtggttcattccactgtggtgacccctgataaataaaaagacaaagccaaaggaaaataaatgagttgACTGAGATTGTGTCAGGTCATATGCACCATTCTGTGGGAAAAGGCAAATCTCTTAGCTGAGAAATGTACACAGCAAAagatggggacccaaaacaactctatgggtgttaatttcaacattttgaaagtgtctcatggggtccactcaaaacaaagttaaatcaacactttcaaaagggttggcacattgacaccgaagtaagggttaattttaactctgggcagagttaaaaaatgtaactatatttaacaccgcctggtgtaatatattgttattttattcaactctcttgagtgtaaatatggtaaaaaggtcaaatagactgtaaattacaaaagaaaaaacattttatttgaaaacattcaccacttcaacaattcattcagtttttaaaatgcaacaatgtcaaatatgctttaaatgttttattagtacaaacagtatcaacaaaatatgtatgaccagtgctcaaaaaggctgtttcagtcctttggtccaaacttgatgtgttatcagagcaatttgaaagttcaatatagcgtcactcatagttttcttctgaaattacattttaaacttggcgtgcaaatctttcacttctggtgttttcttgttcctccatatcaaacacagcagtttatatgaaggtataaatgctgtaaacttgtgtgaaaacaaactggagctaggaaatctcatcaagcatgtcctgtgaatgaagtgcttcccagccacaggatgacctttttatccatgatgatgtagtagctgctgatcgctcgtctggtggttcttgatgcacggatatagggtgatgctcatctaagaactcttcaagactccagcatgactaagaaaaatgtttgaaaacaaattgcaatcaaattctatgatatatttaaaagaacatttaaagtaaataaaacattcaagaaatctaaactcaccttttgaaaatcttcatgatgatccacaacttgactctcccagctggttgaggtgacaggatatggaaaagtagaaaaaacacatacatcactgttggatctccaaaaacaattaggttaaccactatgactagaactggaaaaacaggcagctgtctgtccagaatcctgaatttaacacaacacttggagcaaaatttagaggagcttaaaatcttttatatcatttagttaTGCTGATTTCCCCAAAATATTgcccacagtgtaaaaaatattcataaacttcataaacaacagttttctgtaagcgtgtgcgtgcgtgcatgcgtgtttctttaccagattcaacttgttaggccctttcaggtccagtattgaggccacctttactggagtctagcagatgtttcaggtccaaatataatctaaaatattaggataagcagaagaggaaaagtgcaaagtaaagagcaaaacattatttaagtaacagttcacccacaatacaaaacttatcaccttcatgtcattcattattctttaatgctctaataccctctcagcttattgtgaaacaaatacagaactttatcaaacataccttcattattatcaccacatatgaccaagaaggtgtgcttggtcatttcaccaactctggaaatacaccatccgtctctaatcagccaccgtcacagggtcttgtgttattgtatagagaactgtggctgttaaaaaaacaacaaaaaagtagtaTCTAACAAATATGCATAaccttcaaataaaaaaagagatgaacatcacaaagtatgcctcacactttttcagatatcttttgattcagatgttgattattgataataaatctacaaatcaaacctgtatcatcattaggctgctcaaatatgaattagttgattaattttacagacaggtggctgtttacaacgcactaataaaacggaaatgttgtgtacagtacatgctaagtttagcctatagttttaagcacaatatcatgcgggagaaaaagcttgactaagatgttcctgactacagaaatagcctaacttactaacgtcagacatcccgagttgggaaaagtcattttcgggggatacagagttgatttgcgggaggtagcgggagaaatGAGTACCTAAAGAGCAATGgtatgagttgcgcgcgacgtagctgagcggtgggggtgacttgcgcgcgacgtacctgaagagctgggagggatgcggtggagaggggtgtgcaaagtgttaatgaccgggcgggagacgcgcgatttccgggagattatcattcatttgcgggcatctacttgggcatctgggagtctctgtgcatttgcgggataacgttaatgTTAGTCccacaacttccgggagacttctgtaaccttaaaagtctgagaaagtgcaaacgcggtcatttaaagacattaatgttaacattccgactttaatggttgtcaacgcttaatataattcaagcgtacgttatcacacgagtctatggactaacggtataagttatggacggccacgaatgaaccagtttaaaagggccgcggtgtttaaaacaaccaaattaacgtacacgaataacaaacaatcatatgttttagtcaggaagccttttacaagtaagcatatgttcatttactcaccagatatgttttagaaactctccagagcttatggaaaccgtcctgtgttgccgttagcatccgggcagagtaggctaaggTTAGGCTGCTCCGGTGATTCCCTCGCTAActtagtttgcttcgaattaaaggagaagtgtcgattttattttacagatgagtaacaacgcacaaaatggcattaagcgtgacagaaatgtgttgaacatgaacatttgatgtttttatgcactatgtatgcgtgagcatatataaaaacattcttgaaaagaagtgaatagtaatgcagttaagctagatacacaaacgaccatgaatgaaccgcagaagattaaaattgtcactccattctaaagttattaacttaacaatatgtttacaactgtatttccttagagaaagtcagtaaaataccaacatttaggtagtttgactcaccagttgctgttctaaacctcagatggaaaatggcgtatggaaaattcttcagtgactggggctgcatgagttcccggatgttggaaataacaccaccaagtgtagaaacgataactccttgattttgcactgaataaaatcaattctaactcttattatattcatttatcaaaatctaactctttaacgtcaacactttactctgaaatgcttcaacaccgagaatttaactcagatgaatttgctgtgtaccgTCTCCGTTGATCATGTAATGGGTCACTGGTATTCATAAAGTCCTGTGTGCGTGTCATAAGCATTTCAGCATTGCAAGACTCCTATAATTGCTGTCTGTTTTACTTGCTTTCATTCTCCCCTTGTGTTCTACTTATCCCTTTTGCTCTCTCTACTTCCTTCTCTCTTTCTCCATCTCGGTATAGTTGCGAAAACGCATCTGAATTAATGAAAGTGGTTTGATTTATTTCAAACGTGGCTCTTGAATAAGTGGCTCATTATCATGGTAAAGAGAATTGGTGACAGCTTGCAGTAAGACTCACTTATCTCCTCTCTCTTTTCCTCTTTCTCTCGTTCTCCTTATTGTTTCTGTCACTCTCCCCTCTGCCTTTGATCCGCTCGTTTGCTACGTTTTTTCGCCGATCCCTCCCCCGTTCTTTTCTTCCCCGTTTCCTTTATCGGCACTTTTCCCCCTTTTTTATATCTGTTTTGTCTGAATATTTCCTTGCACTGATTTCCTCTGGCTTTCATCTCCTCCCTCTGTCATCTCATCCCCCTCTTTCCCTTTTTTTTGTTTCCTCAGGTGGAATGAAAGAGCAGGATTTGATGTGTATAAAGCTGCATGGTGTGAATCGAATAGGGCTAAAGAAGATTATAGACTTCATTTACACCGCCAAACTCTCTCTCAACATGGAGAATCTTCAGGACACCCTTGAGGCTGCTAGCTTTCTCCAGATCCTGCCTGTCCTTGACTTCTGCAAAGTCTTTCTCATTTCAGGGGTAGGACACTGTTTCAAATGATAGCACTTTTACTTTAGGAAGTTTGTTTGCAGCACTAACGCAAAGTTCGTCCTCCTTCTTAGGTGTCGTTGGACAACTGTGTGGAGGTGGGACGCATCGCCAATACTTACAACCTCACCGAAGTGGACAAATACGTCAACAACTTCATCCTGAAGAATTTTCCCTCCCTGCTCGGCACCGGCGAGTTTGTCAAACTTCCGTTCGAGCGTCTAGCATTTGTTCTCTCCTCTAACAGTCTAAAACACTGCAGCGAATTGGACCTGTTTAAATCAGCGTGCCGCTGGTTACGCTATGAAGAAGGCCGCATGGAATACGCCGCCAAACTAATGCGCAATATTCGATTTCCTCTGATGAGTCCGACGGAACTTATAAACCACGTACAGACTGTCGATTTCATGCGTACGGACAATACTTGTGTTAACCTTTTATTAGAAGCCAGCAACTACCAGATGATGCCATACATGCAGCCGGTGATGCAGTCGGAACGGACTGCGATCCGTTCGGACAATACCCATTTAGTGACGCTAGGGGGTGTGCTACGGCAACAGCTGGTTGTTAGCAAAGAGCTGCGACTTTTTGACGAGAAAGCACATGAATGGAAGGCACTGGCACCCATGGATGCCCCGCGCTACCAGCATGGCATCGCAGTGATCGGGAACTTTTTGTATGTGGTCGGTGGACAGAGTAACTATGACACGAAAGGTAAAACGGCAGTGGATACCGTGTTTCGCTATGACCCCAGGTATAACAAGTGGATTCAGGTGGCATGTCTAAATGAGAAGAggaccttctttcatctgagcGCTCTCAAAGGATATCTATACGCTGTGGGCGGGAGGAACGCCGCAGGAGAACTGGGTGAGTCAGGAAGGGATTTTAGTGGCACAGCAGGGAACAGATTTCTAAGAGACATGCTGTGCTTCAATTGCTGACATGTTTTGTAAATATAACATTAAAGGGGAGGTTCACCCAAAATTAAGCCCTCATTTGCTCACCCTGGTGTTGTTTTAACACCACATTGCCTTCTTTtggttttaaaaccacaaaagGAGAATTTTTTACAttcaatttttattaaaaaagctaAAGTATCAAATGTAAATGATCAAACAACTTGCTTTGCAAACAGTTGTGTTTAtggcaatactaaaataaatctaaataatacaattaagaaAATTCTAGTTTGCATCATCTCACACCTTAATAAGCTGTTTTTACCACTGAAAATCAAGTGCTTGGAACCAGAAGTCTCCAATATGAACCAATAAGGTTCCAATGGCTGCGCCTGCTTGTACGTGAAATAATAAGGTTGATACAATAGGATTCGGTAAAAACAAACCTACATTTCAATGTGCCATTTAACATAAAATCCTAACCTTGACCATTAGTCTTTAAGACTCTGTATTAGTATATCACTCAGATTCTAAAATCTttgcatctttaaaaaaattatattaaattcttGTTGCTAATTACTGCCAAATGAATGTATGAGCAGTAGTAGTTTTTATTTCAAACAGGTCATATAACATTAAAAGGTCTTATCATCAGGGTAAATAAATTACTAATCTGTGCATTTAAATTGAGTGCTTTCGAAGTACTAACTGTATGTTGATACCTCAAAATTTTCAAAGTTTTTACATGCTTTTACAAGACAACAAATGTCTTGGTAATTTGTTGATATGTCTGGAGAAAGATTTGATTTGAACCTGAAGCTCCTGCAAGGTGGTTTGTTAGCAGTGCTGCCCCCTAATGTGTGTTGTTAATAGTGTCCATGGCTCTCAGCTTGgtacacaaaaaaaattatttgcaaacaatttaaatttgttgaatttcaacaaattaaatttagtaatgttagaCTTAAATCattagtttaaattcagcccaaataatttgtttacaaccactaaacttaaaaaaatgttattaaatccaaggaatcatttttgtttctttgttttcagtGTAGGTTGTGTCAATTGTTGCTTTACATCCCCTCCATCTTCAGAACTGTGCTTTACATTATGCAAGGTTAAAAAAAGGCAACACAGTCTATATTCAATACTGGTTAATATGCAGTCAGGAAAACATGGTTTGCATTGACCCATTATGTTTCAGTCTTGTGAATTGAATACTAAGAGCATAACATTAAAAATTGAAGTTACGGTGTAGCATAAGTAATGACAGATCATGTATTGGGACATCCATCTGAAGTGGATTATTGAAAAAGACAACTGCTTTATATTTGGTTTCGTTGGCTGGTTGTCTGTTACATAGAGGCAGATCTGAATGTTTCAGAAGACTGGAGGAGTCTGGCAAATGTCACAGAAAGATTATGACATTTTGATGAAAAATGAcaaattgaattttaaaaaagaaacatgtgGATGAAAAAAATTGTTCACAATCTAATAAAAAAGATACTGGGTGAATTTATGTCATGGCGACATTAATTTTGCATGAACAGTTGGTTAATCACGACTGCCTAAAGGGAGAGTtcatgaaaaaatgaaaattaactcaCCATTTTCTCACCTTgctgtggtttcaaacctttatttttcttctgttgaatgctgGAGAAACTATTTTGAAGAGAGCGGAACTACTGTAACcatttgacatccatagtaggacaaacaaatactatggaaatcaaagGTTACTTGTTTtccaaaatgtcttattttgtgtttaacaaaggaTATCAAGTCAAAAAGGTTTGGATAAAGTAGATGGTGTGTAATttatgaattttcatttttggatgaactgtccttttaatctAGTAGGAGGAATTGAGTGTAAGcagtacttaaaaaaacaaaaaggttttgCTTTCTTGAAACAATCCCATTcacataaatctgcaaaaataattaaaattattgctACATAAgacattgtttcagcattgacatCGCAATGTGTACATCTGCAACAGTCACATTGCAGATTTAGAATGTTTAGTCTGTAGTTTATCGGGCACCAGAGTTCTGGACACGTCATTGGAAAGTTCATtaataatagagtgaaagttcaTTAAAATGTACATGTGTTTTAGGGTCTGTGTCTATGTAAGCACTTCAGGCTATTCAGGCACAAGAATTATAACATTTGTAGTGTTTAacataaattaattgaatttagtTATTCAtgcaatgaagactatacagtgttttACAGATGATGGGATTCTTTAATTTCTATACTTGAATATTGAATCTCCAGATAACATAAAGCACGATTTATTTCATGTGTATCTTTTCtctattttatttaatgataattgtaatatttgtattatattttatggaTTTTACTCCTACTCTACATCCTATCAATTGAACTttataaattatttctaaatagagatattcaaatctaggcatgggccagtataagattctgacagtatccttggataaaaaaatatcacggttttatgGGTTCAGggtgttgtgattactgctttaaaatgcgTTCCTTTAAAATGCCTGCGTAAAAAAAGAAAgcttttttcctctttgaacacaatatattttatttcaagaaacatttaaaatattttggcttttttttattttaaacatgttaggttaaacaatttaaataaatctatgACTGACTATCTTCATAAGTTACACAGATTCCATAACAACTTGATGAAATAGTcataaaaaaacacctaaaattTTTTACATATACCTTgagaacggtattacagaaattGTTTGCAGTTTCAGGACCTTGGCTTTTCCAAACCGCTGtttaccttgaaaccggttatcatcttCCTATTCAAGTCATTTgtggaaattcattcattcattttcttggcggtttagtccatttatttatccggggtcgccacagcggaatgaaccgccaacttattcatcaCATGTTTAtgcagttgatgcccttccagcaacccatcactgggagactCCCATAcgcactcactcatacactatggacaatttagctaatccaattcacctacaccacatgtctttggactgtgggggaaaccggagcacccggaggaaacccacgcaaactccactcagaaatgccaactgacctagttaaggctcgaaccagcaaccttcttgctgtgagcagtCGTGCTtctcactgcgccaccgcgtcgcccctcCATTGAAATTATtcttgcaattttatttttttatacatgattcacaccCTTACAAAAGCAACCCAAccaatctaaatgaatgatttttttacaaatagagctattcaagccatctggtgaaattgttttCAAATCGCAATATACTGTAtttcacaacaaaacaaaagatcgcaatttcagatttcttcaatattgtgcagccctagttaggAAAATTTCCACTGAAAAAGATGTACTTTAGCTATTCTAAACAACTTTACTTCTAAACAACAAGTTGTTGGTATTGCTGGTGTTTTTATAGTTGTTAGTAGTTGTGTTATTTTAGTGGTAAGTAGAGAAATGCTACACTGACGCAATTTACTCTGCACTTTCACTGTCGCAAAtttgaaagtaaaaataaaatgcaaatagatTTGCAAGCATTCctctctatttatttatatttccccTTTGTGGCTATTAATGGTATAGCAGTTATTGGGGTAATTTGATCAATCGCCATTAGATTAAAGTACAACATTAGACATTATTTAATAACCGTGACAGGCCTATACAGTCTGAACACATATACACATTCATTTCATTACTGTTTTCAAAAAAATCATGCATTTTATAGTTAAAGGATTTTGTCACTTTCAAAATCATgcaatttgaaacaaatttttggcAAAATGTTTTGCCGTTGTAACTGAAGCCAGTTTGTTGTCATTGTAATATCCACCCAGTTGTTCCAATGGAGGTGTCCACTGGTGGGTGAAGGTTCAATGCCTATTCAGTCTTTCCattgcacaatgttgatttacttgAAATTTAACTCATATCTTACTCCAATTTAAATATTAGGTGGTGTagtatattaacatatttatcttttgttttatctgactccaatcataaaacattaaggagattatatcaatatattaatttagataaatgtttgaaccttttatCTTCACTCGTATCTATTACAtttgttcattcgggtgctcatgacGCTCAGAGAGATCGCCCCAGCCAATGGCGTTCCCTCGTGGTCACACTAttgtcagtcttgaatattaaacagaggtagatGACTACTACTTTTAGATGGCCGCTCCCATGCTTGCTCATTCCAAAGTATTTTTGATTAGTCCTCTCTAGATGTACACCCTTGAGTAAAGACATCATTTCCAATCAGAAGTTAGGgcaattattataaatgtaaccgACTACTGTACTCTATAATAATTTCGGTTTagccaagcccatggtttcccatatacacttaatttagaataacatTACTTTCAAACAAGGGTCGCGTACATtgtctaggttagtcgtgcaactcCTTGTTGTCCTAGACGGAAGTtaacgccctttccacctaagtacacttgaatcaatttcaagagtcagtcggatccctaaaatacaattagtgtgcccaatgctccatctcaactggattttagATCGTCTACTGACCTGACATAGGAAGTGCGGAAACAGGGATACAGCATAATCTACTAGAATGAATAATTACAGAGTAAGCAAAATATGTTCAAACacaacaatttattagtcaggtaaatgtgtattatgccaattcattcagtcaattcataaacgaccAATAGAAGACATCAAATtttcaaagataaatccaagattaaaagatgcatacctgacttcaaaatatacataacatggaacaTGAAGTTCCACATTATGGGCTGATCTAGGTAACAGAATTGCGCCGAACATTTAGAAACTTTCCCTTAAGTAGTAAATCCAAGAATCCCCTCGAGGAAAGGGGTGGaatgcatttgcatttagtgaaagagtttctgcctataggaatggcacacccttcacagtggttcaaaagatacccaaagttttatatgtattgttttgattgtcaatttctgagggaatgagaccattgtaccagtcacactgagacatttcaaatgatatcaaacatgatagataaagtcacttggaTTGATTTAGAACATTCAGACTTTGAAATGAGGATTCTGTATGAGTATAGTATGTAGAGAGGGTGGGTGAACTGGGATGCTTCAAATGTAAATGAAGGAATGGAGGGGAGCTGGTTTTCTTGCATTCCcacctggtgggttgtggagccGATTGTCTCTGTGTTTTAAGCTCatatttgaattgtcaaagacatcgaAGTATTTGTGATATCTCAAGTCTTACATCATTtgatatttatttgttgattgtaATTATTTACGCTTGAATGCAAATGCTTTCCCA
This window encodes:
- the klhl13 gene encoding kelch-like protein 13 isoform X6, coding for MDHPVHRGDTMSIGLHDRSLVEDDDAQMMKVSLGCSEMGLSSHLQASKTGNTRFFTSNTHSSVVLQGFDQLRIEGLLCDVTLVAGDGDEAFPVHRAMMASSSDYFKAMFTGGMKEQDLMCIKLHGVNRIGLKKIIDFIYTAKLSLNMENLQDTLEAASFLQILPVLDFCKVFLISGVSLDNCVEVGRIANTYNLTEVDKYVNNFILKNFPSLLGTGEFVKLPFERLAFVLSSNSLKHCSELDLFKSACRWLRYEEGRMEYAAKLMRNIRFPLMSPTELINHVQTVDFMRTDNTCVNLLLEASNYQMMPYMQPVMQSERTAIRSDNTHLVTLGGVLRQQLVVSKELRLFDEKAHEWKALAPMDAPRYQHGIAVIGNFLYVVGGQSNYDTKGKTAVDTVFRYDPRYNKWIQVACLNEKRTFFHLSALKGYLYAVGGRNAAGELATVECYNPRTNEWTYVAKMSEPHYGHAGTVYGGYMYISGGITHDTFQKELMCFDPDADKWTQKAPMTTVRGLHCMCTVGDRLYVIGGNHFRGTSDYDDVLSCEYYSPALDLWTPIAAMLRGQSDVGVAVFENKIYVVGGYSWNNRCMVEIVQKYDPEKDEWHKVFDLPESLGGIRACTLTVFPPEDLSLAGSPSRESPLSAP